One window from the genome of Bicyclus anynana chromosome 25, ilBicAnyn1.1, whole genome shotgun sequence encodes:
- the LOC112048250 gene encoding neuronal acetylcholine receptor subunit alpha-4-like encodes MVTKMLVIIALMFINLPLNNAIDNDAKTYVHMEQKLHSDLFKGYAKYKSPSTNVTTIKLRFILRYFWFDENEEEFFIHTWAYLSWKDPRLTWKPEDYENIQQTLVRSMSIWGPPYLFSNVKYSFDEFGVEQLSSWRCTLRNSGSVRAVIQLTLRTSCKSKINNWPYDIQYCSFKFVPNPFKRLLSGQSTRYRDKVLYDYPSKHGLAVLLELSYASGWDILDYNTSYERTNTSMYYLEFNFLVERQASSYATIVIVPAIALAVFTLCSMFLDVRHNVRILIACFSFLSHVSLLEILSFFVPRKAVESPLILSFICSSIIITACIIFLTIALNSVLRMKISPTSKIVGFNEQILGTALKYFIFPKWEVDLNVGTDDLNSLAKTRITFVSIVNSLFIYLFTFVYLILYCIYMPRPTSNLVL; translated from the coding sequence ATGGTTACTAAGATGCTGGTAATAATTGCCTTGATGTTTATCAATTTACCACTGAATAATGCAATTGATAACGATGCAAAGACATATGTACATATGGAGCAGAAACTCCACAGCGATTTGTTTAAAGGCTACGCCAAGTACAAGTCGCCGTCCACAAACGTGACTACAATAAAACTAAGATTCATCCTGAGATACTTCTGGTTCGATGAAAATGAGGAGGAATTCTTCATACACACATGGGCTTATCTCTCTTGGAAAGATCCAAGGCTTACATGGAAACCTGAAGATTACGAAAATATACAACAAACATTGGTCCGATCAATGTCTATATGGGGACCACCGTATTTGTTTAGTAACGTCAAGTATTCGTTCGATGAATTTGGTGTGGAGCAACTATCATCATGGCGATGTACACTAAGGAACTCCGGATCTGTTCGAGCTGTCATACAACTGACACTTAGAACAAGttgtaagagtaaaattaaCAATTGGCCTTACGACATACAGTATTGCTCGTTTAAATTTGTGCCAAATCCATTTAAACGTTTACTTTCTGGCCAATCCACCAGATACAGAGACAAAGTGCTTTACGATTATCCATCTAAACACGGATTGGCAGTGCTCTTAGAGCTATCATACGCTTCTGGGTGGGACATACTTGATTATAACACCAGTTATGAACGCACTAATACTAGTATGTATTATCTTGAATTCAATTTCTTAGTTGAAAGACAAGCGTCATCATATGCCACTATTGTAATAGTGCCTGCAATAGCTTTAGCTGTATTCACTTTGTGCTCAATGTTTTTGGACGTGAGGCATAATGTAAGGATTCTTATTGCCTGTTTTAGCTTTTTAAGTCATGTATCTTTGTTGGAAATACTTAGTTTTTTCGTCCCTCGTAAAGCAGTTGAAAGTCCTTTGATATTGTCGTTTATTTGTTCTTCAATTATAATCACTGCTTGTATTATCTTCTTAACCATAGCGTTAAATTCAGTATTGAGAATGAAAATATCTCCAACGTCTAAAATAGTTGGATTCAATGAACAAATATTGGGAACggctttgaaatattttatatttcctaagtGGGAAGTAGATCTGAATGTGGGTACAGACGATTTAAATAGTTTAGCAAAAACACGAATTACTTTTGTCAGTATTGtgaatagtttatttatatatttattcacatttgtgtatttaattttgtactgTATTTACATGCCTCGGCCTACATCAAATTTagtgttgtaa